Proteins encoded by one window of Dreissena polymorpha isolate Duluth1 chromosome 11, UMN_Dpol_1.0, whole genome shotgun sequence:
- the LOC127850823 gene encoding actin-related protein 6-like isoform X6 has product MFGKEKLKVDFNESSVILTEPYFNFTSIQEAMNEILFEEYGFQAAFRTNPSYLSQYKLQQDTDSSKLCSLVLDTGYSFSHIIPYCKGKKLTESIVRVNVGGKLLTNHLKEIISYRQLMVMDETYVINQLKEDVCYVSTQFNADMLTSRKKGLANTVMRDYVLPDYTHIKRGYVRSQEETTGKAQGNEQIIRMNNERFSVPELLFRPSDVGVQEMGITEALIHCVSTTPEEMQPHFYRNIVTTGGNCLIPGFQERFHMDVRSMAPDEFDISITSSKNPVTYAWEGGVQLANDPNFHKLVVTRAEFEEHGHNICMERFEV; this is encoded by the exons ATGTTTGGGAAAGAGAAACTGAAG GTTGATTTCAATGAGTCTAGTGTCATCCTAACAGAGCCCTATTTTAACTTCACATCCATTCAAGAAGCAATGAACGAAATTTTGTTTGAGGAGTATGGATTCCAAGCAGCCTTTAGAACAAACC CATCATACCTCAGCCAGTACAAATTACAGCAGGACACAGATAGCAGCAAGTTGTGCTCCCTCGTCTTGGATACTGGTTACTCGTTTTCACACATCATCCCATATTGCAAAGGGAAGAAGCTTACAGAATCCATCGTCAG GGTGAATGTTGGAGGCAAGCTGTTAACAAATCACTTGAAAGAAATCATATCCTACAG ACAGCTGATGGTGATGGATGAGACGTATGTCATCAACCAGTTGAAGGAAGACGTGTGCTATGTGTCCACCCAGTTCAATGCTGACATGCTCACATCAAG AAAGAAGGGCTTGGCTAATACAGTGATGCGAGACTATGTGTTACCTGACTACACGCACATTAAGCGGGGGTATGTGCGCAGTCAGGAAGAGACCACCGGCAAGGCTCAGGGAAATGAACAG ATCATACGGATGAACAATGAGAGGTTCAGTGTTCCAGAGCTATTGTTCCGACCATCAGATGTTGGTGTACAAGAAATGGGAATTACAGAAGCATTGATACACTGTGTTAGCACCACACCTGAGG AGATGCAGCCCCATTTCTATCGGAACATAGTTACCACTGGAGGGAACTGTCTTATACCAGGCTTCCAAGAAAGATT TCATATGGATGTAAGGAGCATGGCACCAGATGAGTTTGACATCTCCATAACCTCCTCAAAAAA tCCTGTCACGTACGCGTGGGAGGGCGGCGTACAGTTGGCCAATGATCCAAACTTCCACAAGCTTGTAGTTACCCGTGCAGAGTTTGAGGAGCATGGTCACAATATCTGCATGGAGAGGTTTGAAGTTTGA
- the LOC127850823 gene encoding actin-related protein 6-like isoform X1: MAVLVLDNGAGCAKIGYSTSSDPRIIPNCVSKAKNVRTRIFIGDQIDECKDLSGLYYLLPFQKGYMVNWEVEKQVWDYMFGKEKLKVDFNESSVILTEPYFNFTSIQEAMNEILFEEYGFQAAFRTNPSYLSQYKLQQDTDSSKLCSLVLDTGYSFSHIIPYCKGKKLTESIVRVNVGGKLLTNHLKEIISYRQLMVMDETYVINQLKEDVCYVSTQFNADMLTSRKKGLANTVMRDYVLPDYTHIKRGYVRSQEETTGKAQGNEQIIRMNNERFSVPELLFRPSDVGVQEMGITEALIHCVSTTPEEMQPHFYRNIVTTGGNCLIPGFQERFHMDVRSMAPDEFDISITSSKNPVTYAWEGGVQLANDPNFHKLVVTRAEFEEHGHNICMERFEV; the protein is encoded by the exons ATGGCGGTCCTCGTACTAGACAATGGTGCCGGTTGTGCAAAAATTGGCTATTCTACCTCTAGTGACCCAAG AATAATTCCCAACTGTGTGTCAAAGGCAAAGAATGTTCGCACAAGGATCTTCATAGGAGATCAGATTGATGAATGCAAGGACCTGTCAGGGCTGTACTATCTCCTGCCTTTCCAAAAG GGTTACATGGTCAACTGGGAGGTAGAAAAACAAGTGTGGGACTACATGTTTGGGAAAGAGAAACTGAAG GTTGATTTCAATGAGTCTAGTGTCATCCTAACAGAGCCCTATTTTAACTTCACATCCATTCAAGAAGCAATGAACGAAATTTTGTTTGAGGAGTATGGATTCCAAGCAGCCTTTAGAACAAACC CATCATACCTCAGCCAGTACAAATTACAGCAGGACACAGATAGCAGCAAGTTGTGCTCCCTCGTCTTGGATACTGGTTACTCGTTTTCACACATCATCCCATATTGCAAAGGGAAGAAGCTTACAGAATCCATCGTCAG GGTGAATGTTGGAGGCAAGCTGTTAACAAATCACTTGAAAGAAATCATATCCTACAG ACAGCTGATGGTGATGGATGAGACGTATGTCATCAACCAGTTGAAGGAAGACGTGTGCTATGTGTCCACCCAGTTCAATGCTGACATGCTCACATCAAG AAAGAAGGGCTTGGCTAATACAGTGATGCGAGACTATGTGTTACCTGACTACACGCACATTAAGCGGGGGTATGTGCGCAGTCAGGAAGAGACCACCGGCAAGGCTCAGGGAAATGAACAG ATCATACGGATGAACAATGAGAGGTTCAGTGTTCCAGAGCTATTGTTCCGACCATCAGATGTTGGTGTACAAGAAATGGGAATTACAGAAGCATTGATACACTGTGTTAGCACCACACCTGAGG AGATGCAGCCCCATTTCTATCGGAACATAGTTACCACTGGAGGGAACTGTCTTATACCAGGCTTCCAAGAAAGATT TCATATGGATGTAAGGAGCATGGCACCAGATGAGTTTGACATCTCCATAACCTCCTCAAAAAA tCCTGTCACGTACGCGTGGGAGGGCGGCGTACAGTTGGCCAATGATCCAAACTTCCACAAGCTTGTAGTTACCCGTGCAGAGTTTGAGGAGCATGGTCACAATATCTGCATGGAGAGGTTTGAAGTTTGA
- the LOC127850823 gene encoding actin-related protein 6-like isoform X8 — protein MFGKEKLKVDFNESSVILTEPYFNFTSIQEAMNEILFEEYGFQAAFRTNPSYLSQYKLQQDTDSSKLCSLVLDTGYSFSHIIPYCKGKKLTESIVRVNVGGKLLTNHLKEIISYRQLMVMDETYVINQLKEDVCYVSTQFNADMLTSRKKGLANTVMRDYVLPDYTHIKRGYVRSQEETTGKAQGNEQIIRMNNERFSVPELLFRPSDVGVQEMGITEALIHCVSTTPEEMQPHFYRNIVTTGGNCLIPGFQERFHMDVRSMAPDEFDISITSSKNPVTYAWEGGVQLANDPNFHKLVVTRAEFEEHGHNICMERFEV, from the exons ATGTTTGGCAAAGAGAAACTGAAG GTTGATTTCAATGAGTCTAGTGTCATCCTAACAGAGCCCTATTTTAACTTCACATCCATTCAAGAAGCAATGAACGAAATTTTGTTTGAGGAGTATGGATTCCAAGCAGCCTTTAGAACAAACC CATCATACCTCAGCCAGTACAAATTACAGCAGGACACAGATAGCAGCAAGTTGTGCTCCCTCGTCTTGGATACTGGTTACTCGTTTTCACACATCATCCCATATTGCAAAGGGAAGAAGCTTACAGAATCCATCGTCAG GGTGAATGTTGGAGGCAAGCTGTTAACAAATCACTTGAAAGAAATCATATCCTACAG ACAGCTGATGGTGATGGATGAGACGTATGTCATCAACCAGTTGAAGGAAGACGTGTGCTATGTGTCCACCCAGTTCAATGCTGACATGCTCACATCAAG AAAGAAGGGCTTGGCTAATACAGTGATGCGAGACTATGTGTTACCTGACTACACGCACATTAAGCGGGGGTATGTGCGCAGTCAGGAAGAGACCACCGGCAAGGCTCAGGGAAATGAACAG ATCATACGGATGAACAATGAGAGGTTCAGTGTTCCAGAGCTATTGTTCCGACCATCAGATGTTGGTGTACAAGAAATGGGAATTACAGAAGCATTGATACACTGTGTTAGCACCACACCTGAGG AGATGCAGCCCCATTTCTATCGGAACATAGTTACCACTGGAGGGAACTGTCTTATACCAGGCTTCCAAGAAAGATT TCATATGGATGTAAGGAGCATGGCACCAGATGAGTTTGACATCTCCATAACCTCCTCAAAAAA tCCTGTCACGTACGCGTGGGAGGGCGGCGTACAGTTGGCCAATGATCCAAACTTCCACAAGCTTGTAGTTACCCGTGCAGAGTTTGAGGAGCATGGTCACAATATCTGCATGGAGAGGTTTGAAGTTTGA
- the LOC127850823 gene encoding actin-related protein 6-like isoform X2: MVNWEVEKQVWDYMFGKEKLKVDFNESSVILTEPYFNFTSIQEAMNEILFEEYGFQAAFRTNPSYLSQYKLQQDTDSSKLCSLVLDTGYSFSHIIPYCKGKKLTESIVRVNVGGKLLTNHLKEIISYRQLMVMDETYVINQLKEDVCYVSTQFNADMLTSRKKGLANTVMRDYVLPDYTHIKRGYVRSQEETTGKAQGNEQIIRMNNERFSVPELLFRPSDVGVQEMGITEALIHCVSTTPEEMQPHFYRNIVTTGGNCLIPGFQERFHMDVRSMAPDEFDISITSSKNPVTYAWEGGVQLANDPNFHKLVVTRAEFEEHGHNICMERFEV; this comes from the exons ATGGTCAACTGGGAGGTAGAAAAACAAGTGTGGGACTACATGTTTGGGAAAGAGAAACTGAAG GTTGATTTCAATGAGTCTAGTGTCATCCTAACAGAGCCCTATTTTAACTTCACATCCATTCAAGAAGCAATGAACGAAATTTTGTTTGAGGAGTATGGATTCCAAGCAGCCTTTAGAACAAACC CATCATACCTCAGCCAGTACAAATTACAGCAGGACACAGATAGCAGCAAGTTGTGCTCCCTCGTCTTGGATACTGGTTACTCGTTTTCACACATCATCCCATATTGCAAAGGGAAGAAGCTTACAGAATCCATCGTCAG GGTGAATGTTGGAGGCAAGCTGTTAACAAATCACTTGAAAGAAATCATATCCTACAG ACAGCTGATGGTGATGGATGAGACGTATGTCATCAACCAGTTGAAGGAAGACGTGTGCTATGTGTCCACCCAGTTCAATGCTGACATGCTCACATCAAG AAAGAAGGGCTTGGCTAATACAGTGATGCGAGACTATGTGTTACCTGACTACACGCACATTAAGCGGGGGTATGTGCGCAGTCAGGAAGAGACCACCGGCAAGGCTCAGGGAAATGAACAG ATCATACGGATGAACAATGAGAGGTTCAGTGTTCCAGAGCTATTGTTCCGACCATCAGATGTTGGTGTACAAGAAATGGGAATTACAGAAGCATTGATACACTGTGTTAGCACCACACCTGAGG AGATGCAGCCCCATTTCTATCGGAACATAGTTACCACTGGAGGGAACTGTCTTATACCAGGCTTCCAAGAAAGATT TCATATGGATGTAAGGAGCATGGCACCAGATGAGTTTGACATCTCCATAACCTCCTCAAAAAA tCCTGTCACGTACGCGTGGGAGGGCGGCGTACAGTTGGCCAATGATCCAAACTTCCACAAGCTTGTAGTTACCCGTGCAGAGTTTGAGGAGCATGGTCACAATATCTGCATGGAGAGGTTTGAAGTTTGA